In Polyangiaceae bacterium, a genomic segment contains:
- a CDS encoding GFA family protein, with the protein MDRTGRCLCGGVVFTAKGMTGKGSACHCDMCRRWGSGPWIGASAQALEYEQQQTLGTIQSSAWAERAFCKKCGSSLFYRVTAEGKYQGLTSVAVGALDDQTGITITRETFIDKKPECYALEGDRERVTEAQVFAMFGGG; encoded by the coding sequence ATGGACCGAACAGGCAGATGCTTGTGTGGTGGCGTCGTCTTCACGGCGAAAGGGATGACGGGCAAGGGCAGTGCGTGCCACTGCGACATGTGCCGCCGCTGGGGGAGCGGGCCTTGGATTGGCGCGTCCGCCCAGGCGCTCGAATACGAGCAGCAGCAAACCCTCGGCACCATCCAGTCCTCTGCCTGGGCAGAGCGCGCCTTCTGCAAGAAGTGCGGCTCGAGTCTCTTCTATCGAGTGACGGCCGAGGGCAAGTACCAGGGCCTGACTTCGGTGGCCGTCGGCGCGCTGGACGACCAGACCGGAATCACCATCACGCGAGAGACGTTCATCGACAAGAAGCCCGAGTGCTATGCCCTCGAAGGCGACCGGGAGCGCGTTACCGAGGCGCAGGTCTTCGCCATGTTTGGCGGCGGGTGA
- a CDS encoding VWA domain-containing protein, whose translation MRRWAALAVAIAIAAACSSQRRPPPFQAVEPDSGTGGTLPTIDASGDGPPLCGNTIVPVIIERPNLYFILDRSGSMAEKLPGSAYDKYENARIALGSVMRAIGHRVNVGAALFPGTDSGNGCGVGKQVFPTQQGDPPSYLQQGKDGPVLTALLATLASFAPKGGTPTTDTIKALTPTLTALPGDTNVVLATDGGPNCNLVTSCTADACIPNIEGASIGGVACTPSFNCCDESFIQGAGLNCLDGLAAVAAVTVLANAGIKTYVVGMPGSTPYASVLDALAVAGLTDRPTSPKYYPVTDSDNLTQTLKAIGVKIAVSCTVELGEAPPDPDLVNVYFDTKVVPQSDVDGWVWTDDTTIDIVGPACDELKSGDVVQVQVAAGCPTEIR comes from the coding sequence ATGCGTCGTTGGGCCGCCCTCGCCGTCGCCATCGCCATCGCGGCAGCGTGTAGCTCCCAGCGCCGGCCGCCGCCCTTTCAAGCCGTCGAGCCCGACTCCGGCACCGGTGGCACTCTGCCCACCATCGACGCGAGCGGCGACGGTCCTCCGCTATGCGGCAACACCATCGTCCCCGTGATCATCGAGCGGCCGAACCTGTACTTCATCCTGGATCGCTCCGGCAGCATGGCGGAAAAGCTCCCGGGAAGCGCGTACGACAAGTACGAGAACGCGCGCATCGCACTGGGCAGCGTGATGCGCGCCATCGGCCACCGAGTGAACGTCGGCGCGGCGTTGTTTCCGGGCACCGACAGCGGCAACGGTTGCGGCGTGGGCAAGCAGGTGTTCCCCACTCAGCAGGGGGATCCCCCGAGCTACCTGCAGCAGGGCAAGGATGGCCCCGTGCTCACGGCGTTGCTGGCGACCTTGGCGTCCTTCGCACCGAAGGGCGGCACACCCACGACCGACACGATCAAGGCGCTCACCCCTACGCTCACCGCCCTACCCGGAGACACCAACGTGGTGCTCGCAACCGATGGCGGGCCGAACTGCAACCTGGTCACCAGCTGCACCGCGGACGCGTGCATCCCCAACATCGAGGGCGCGTCCATCGGCGGCGTGGCGTGCACGCCGTCGTTCAACTGCTGTGACGAGAGCTTCATCCAAGGCGCCGGCCTCAACTGCCTGGACGGTCTCGCTGCCGTGGCGGCGGTCACGGTGCTCGCCAACGCCGGCATCAAGACCTACGTCGTGGGGATGCCGGGCAGCACACCCTACGCCTCCGTGCTCGATGCCCTCGCCGTTGCCGGCCTCACGGATCGTCCCACGAGCCCCAAGTACTACCCGGTGACGGACTCCGACAATCTCACGCAGACGCTCAAGGCGATCGGCGTGAAGATCGCCGTCAGCTGCACCGTGGAGCTGGGAGAGGCTCCACCGGATCCCGATCTCGTGAACGTGTACTTCGACACCAAGGTCGTGCCCCAGAGCGACGTGGATGGCTGGGTGTGGACGGACGACACCACCATCGACATCGTCGGCCCCGCGTGTGACGAACTGAAGAGCGGCGACGTGGTTCAAGTGCAGGTCGCCGCCGGCTGCCCCACGGAGATCCGCTGA
- a CDS encoding heparin lyase I family protein produces the protein MPRQLWVALVAVCSIGCGSSDDPAGTGGAGGSAGASGSGAGGSAGASGSGGGSAGMAGSSGAAGGTSTGGSAGAAGAAGAPNGSMQFVGDFETGDLSVWSFSGNDTTHVIDSPVRSGSYAAQMLVSPSDAVPYRSELTAKSDKGTFYDGKEYWIGVSFQIVDWGADLPSWATLFQTHATPHPLPGGGGADWTCNAGKNSITVTTSGDQMALNVVVDPDQSQLPGTAAIATKVWSEPFKVGVWYDWVFHYRPSTQADGIVEAWRNGEKIYSHTGANRFVLDNCNLPATPQTYMKVGIYRDKANTSTQILDYDEVRIFAGSNGYSAVAPK, from the coding sequence ATGCCTCGACAGCTCTGGGTGGCGCTGGTCGCCGTTTGCAGCATTGGCTGTGGTTCGTCGGACGACCCGGCGGGGACTGGAGGTGCTGGTGGCAGCGCGGGCGCGTCGGGCAGTGGCGCTGGGGGCAGCGCTGGTGCGTCCGGGAGCGGCGGAGGCAGCGCAGGTATGGCGGGCAGCAGTGGAGCTGCGGGCGGGACCTCGACGGGCGGGAGCGCGGGAGCCGCCGGAGCCGCGGGGGCACCCAATGGGAGCATGCAGTTCGTGGGCGACTTCGAGACCGGTGATCTCTCGGTGTGGTCCTTCTCCGGCAACGACACCACCCACGTCATCGACTCGCCGGTGCGCAGCGGGAGCTACGCGGCCCAAATGCTCGTGAGTCCGAGCGACGCGGTTCCGTATCGCTCCGAGCTCACTGCCAAGAGCGACAAGGGCACCTTCTACGATGGCAAAGAGTACTGGATCGGTGTGAGCTTCCAGATCGTGGACTGGGGCGCCGATCTACCGTCCTGGGCGACGCTGTTCCAGACCCACGCCACGCCGCACCCGCTCCCTGGCGGCGGGGGGGCCGACTGGACCTGCAACGCCGGCAAGAACTCCATAACCGTGACGACGAGCGGCGATCAGATGGCGCTGAACGTGGTGGTGGATCCCGATCAAAGTCAGCTGCCGGGCACCGCGGCGATCGCCACCAAGGTCTGGTCCGAGCCATTCAAGGTGGGCGTTTGGTACGACTGGGTGTTCCACTACCGGCCTTCCACGCAGGCGGATGGGATCGTGGAGGCATGGCGGAACGGCGAGAAGATCTACTCGCACACGGGCGCCAACAGATTCGTGTTGGACAACTGCAACCTTCCGGCCACCCCCCAGACCTACATGAAGGTCGGCATCTACCGAGACAAGGCCAACACTTCCACGCAGATCCTGGACTACGACGAAGTGCGTATCTTTGCCGGCAGCAACGGCTACTCCGCCGTCGCGCCGAAATAG
- a CDS encoding carboxypeptidase regulatory-like domain-containing protein — translation MTRDRVIEIAVALCALVAGLVLLAGITDVHRRAAPSLVTVPPPPASVERDSALTVAVTHAGGAVSGAEVRVFWERGGRYYLAGQGRTGSDGRVHIGELPRGVVWVLAEAPGLARTSTQLALDGSERTAEVTLLAASALAVTVTDEEGTPLNHATVLVTAADPLPFGALTSAEGIARFLRVGPSPWTVKASARGYESVTRSGVTGDTTLALRRLGSLTVRVELPSGKPAVGATVVIAGSGLWPARRTETDVSGDARVSGLVAGNYDVKASLGNLVSDTVFGIALERGDDTSITVQLMAGRTVVALVTDGEEDDAQGVADADVVLVEGGVSSFPLRGRTGSDGRVELGPIGPGPATLSASAEGFVAASPVLVPEPLENPVRIPLLKGATLEGEVVDTKDRPVDGATVEVIGTDMHGLPIAETPMTAALRRAHFDWALPGPQPLIPAGELGVMPGPIPPIPQAWDSTGGVDDWALAPGPSPFELSDNVEQWVTLLDGTFKASPVTPGRVRALVRHPAYVEGVSELVTLAPGGSAKVKVVLLSGGTLEGKVVDASGRAVSGARVDLTAVQGTLERTTITAGDGSFAFAAVPEQVILGVARPDDLSRIVVRKTVDVTEGERSTVEIELPEKRDALRIVIRDEDGQPLDAAQVTVTSLESGSPLRQTAFTTDNGVVSIDDARGMQLAITVEVPGFARTTRQVQNAPEEIVIELSRGVMVAGRVTSVHGRQYLEGAMVTVVSEGRRLVGRTDAEGRYRIKDVSPGAVHVVVSHPELATAELDATVERTGRADRAFELPDVDLTEAATVEGEVVDAKGNPVSGARVGVGMVPAYLPTGALPAGMVVTDIKGHFSLSGVSPGKVTLSAYAPDVGRGSASAEVSAGRPTTGVRIRLSEREPDDDPTVGGSIAITLGERGSGDDVEVVVVQVAAGSEAERAGLRPGDVIYAVDGVDVTGMRDARARLSGRPGSDVVIELSRGAVRVTREQVRR, via the coding sequence ATGACCCGCGACAGAGTGATCGAGATCGCCGTGGCGCTGTGTGCGCTGGTGGCGGGCTTGGTGCTGCTGGCGGGGATCACGGACGTGCATCGGCGTGCGGCGCCGAGCCTGGTGACGGTGCCGCCGCCGCCGGCTTCGGTAGAGCGGGACAGCGCGCTGACGGTAGCGGTGACGCACGCGGGGGGCGCGGTGAGCGGCGCGGAGGTGCGCGTGTTCTGGGAGCGGGGCGGGCGCTACTACCTCGCGGGGCAAGGGCGCACGGGGAGCGACGGACGCGTGCACATTGGCGAGCTGCCGCGGGGCGTGGTGTGGGTGCTGGCGGAAGCGCCCGGGCTCGCGCGCACCTCCACGCAGCTCGCGCTGGACGGCAGTGAGCGCACGGCGGAAGTGACGCTGCTCGCAGCTTCCGCGTTGGCGGTGACGGTGACGGACGAAGAAGGCACGCCGCTGAACCACGCTACGGTGCTGGTCACGGCGGCGGATCCGTTGCCTTTCGGCGCGCTCACGTCGGCGGAGGGCATTGCGCGCTTCCTGCGCGTGGGGCCATCGCCCTGGACGGTGAAGGCATCGGCGCGGGGTTACGAGTCCGTCACGCGCTCGGGGGTGACGGGAGACACGACGCTGGCGCTCCGACGTTTGGGCTCGCTCACGGTGCGCGTGGAGCTGCCGAGCGGCAAGCCCGCGGTGGGCGCCACGGTGGTGATCGCGGGCTCCGGGCTTTGGCCCGCGCGGCGCACGGAGACGGACGTCAGCGGAGATGCGCGCGTTTCCGGGCTGGTAGCGGGCAACTACGACGTGAAGGCGTCCCTCGGGAACCTGGTGAGCGACACGGTGTTCGGCATCGCGCTGGAGCGGGGCGACGACACTTCCATCACCGTACAGCTGATGGCCGGGCGCACCGTGGTGGCGCTGGTGACGGACGGCGAGGAGGACGACGCGCAAGGCGTGGCGGACGCGGACGTGGTGCTGGTGGAGGGCGGGGTGAGCTCCTTCCCCTTGCGCGGGCGTACGGGATCGGACGGACGCGTGGAGCTCGGGCCCATCGGTCCGGGGCCGGCGACCTTGTCGGCGAGCGCCGAGGGCTTCGTGGCGGCATCGCCGGTTCTCGTACCGGAGCCGCTGGAAAATCCAGTGCGCATCCCGCTCTTGAAGGGCGCCACGCTGGAAGGCGAGGTGGTCGATACCAAGGACCGCCCGGTGGACGGCGCCACGGTGGAGGTGATCGGGACGGACATGCACGGCCTGCCCATCGCCGAGACCCCGATGACGGCGGCGCTCCGCCGCGCGCACTTCGACTGGGCGCTGCCGGGGCCGCAGCCGCTGATCCCGGCGGGGGAGCTGGGCGTGATGCCGGGTCCCATCCCGCCGATCCCGCAGGCTTGGGACAGCACCGGTGGCGTCGACGATTGGGCGCTCGCGCCGGGGCCGTCACCCTTCGAGCTGTCGGACAACGTGGAGCAGTGGGTGACGCTGCTCGACGGAACCTTCAAGGCGAGCCCGGTCACGCCGGGGCGCGTACGCGCGCTGGTGCGCCACCCTGCCTACGTGGAAGGCGTGAGCGAGCTGGTGACGTTGGCCCCCGGTGGTAGCGCCAAGGTGAAGGTGGTGCTGCTCTCCGGCGGCACGCTGGAGGGCAAGGTGGTGGACGCCTCCGGGCGCGCGGTGTCCGGCGCGCGGGTGGATCTCACGGCGGTGCAGGGCACGCTGGAGCGCACCACCATCACCGCGGGCGACGGCAGCTTCGCCTTCGCGGCGGTGCCGGAGCAGGTGATCCTGGGAGTGGCCCGGCCGGACGACTTGAGCCGCATCGTGGTGCGCAAGACGGTGGACGTGACCGAGGGGGAGCGCTCCACGGTGGAGATCGAGCTGCCCGAGAAGCGCGACGCCCTGCGCATCGTGATCCGCGACGAAGACGGCCAGCCGCTGGATGCGGCGCAGGTGACGGTCACGTCCTTGGAGTCCGGCTCGCCGCTGCGGCAAACCGCGTTCACCACGGACAACGGCGTGGTGAGCATCGACGACGCGCGCGGCATGCAGCTCGCGATCACGGTGGAGGTGCCGGGCTTTGCGCGGACCACGCGGCAGGTGCAAAACGCGCCGGAAGAGATCGTGATCGAGCTGTCCCGCGGCGTGATGGTCGCGGGTCGCGTGACGTCGGTGCATGGACGCCAGTACCTGGAGGGCGCCATGGTGACCGTGGTGAGCGAAGGGCGGCGCCTGGTGGGGCGCACCGACGCCGAGGGCCGCTATCGCATCAAGGACGTGTCCCCGGGAGCGGTTCACGTGGTGGTGAGCCACCCGGAGCTCGCGACGGCGGAGCTGGACGCGACCGTGGAGCGCACCGGGCGGGCGGATCGCGCCTTCGAGCTGCCCGACGTGGACCTCACCGAAGCCGCCACCGTGGAGGGCGAGGTGGTGGACGCCAAGGGCAATCCCGTGAGCGGTGCGCGCGTGGGGGTCGGCATGGTGCCGGCGTACCTGCCGACGGGCGCATTGCCGGCGGGCATGGTGGTGACGGACATCAAGGGGCACTTCAGCTTGAGCGGAGTGTCGCCCGGCAAGGTGACGCTCTCGGCCTACGCACCGGACGTGGGCCGCGGCAGCGCCAGCGCGGAGGTGAGCGCGGGCCGCCCCACGACGGGCGTGCGCATTCGGCTGTCCGAGCGCGAGCCGGACGACGACCCGACGGTGGGCGGCAGCATCGCGATCACCCTCGGCGAGCGGGGCAGCGGCGACGACGTGGAAGTGGTCGTCGTGCAGGTCGCCGCCGGCAGTGAAGCCGAGCGCGCGGGGCTCCGCCCGGGCGACGTGATCTACGCCGTGGATGGCGTGGACGTCACCGGCATGCGCGACGCCCGCGCGCGTCTCTCCGGGCGACCGGGCTCCGACGTCGTGATCGAGCTTTCGCGCGGCGCCGTCCGTGTCACCCGCGAGCAAGTGCGGCGTTGA